The Nitrosospira lacus genome window below encodes:
- the flgG gene encoding flagellar basal-body rod protein FlgG: protein MIRSLWIAKTGLDAQQTQMDVIANNLANVSTNGFKRSRAVFEDLLYQTLRQPGAQSSQQTQLPSGLQIGTGVRPVATERVFTQGNLQQTGNSKDVAIQGQGFFQVLMPDGTTAYTRDGSFQSDSQGQLVTSSGYQIQPNITIPVNALSITIGRDGTVSVTQPGSSTPVEVGSLQLATFINPVGLQSVGENFYVETFSSGPPNINTPGIDGAGVLNQGYVETSNVNVVEELVNMIQTQRAYEINSKAIQTSDQMLQRLSQMS, encoded by the coding sequence ATGATCCGTTCGTTATGGATTGCCAAGACCGGCCTGGATGCACAGCAGACGCAGATGGACGTGATCGCCAATAATCTGGCCAATGTCAGCACCAATGGATTCAAGCGCTCACGTGCCGTTTTCGAGGACCTGCTGTATCAGACCCTGCGCCAGCCCGGTGCACAGTCGTCGCAGCAGACACAACTGCCATCGGGATTGCAGATCGGCACCGGTGTCAGGCCTGTCGCCACCGAACGCGTATTCACCCAAGGCAATTTGCAGCAAACCGGAAATTCCAAGGACGTGGCCATTCAGGGCCAGGGATTCTTTCAGGTACTGATGCCCGACGGCACCACCGCCTACACCCGGGATGGCTCGTTTCAGTCCGATTCCCAAGGCCAGCTCGTGACATCCAGCGGTTATCAGATTCAACCCAACATCACCATTCCTGTCAACGCCCTGAGCATCACCATCGGCCGCGATGGAACCGTTTCCGTCACCCAGCCGGGCTCCAGCACGCCGGTTGAGGTGGGTTCCCTGCAGCTGGCCACGTTCATCAACCCGGTCGGGTTACAGAGCGTGGGCGAGAATTTCTATGTGGAGACCTTCTCCAGTGGCCCCCCCAACATCAATACACCCGGCATAGATGGCGCCGGAGTGCTCAACCAGGGATATGTGGAAACTTCCAACGTCAACGTGGTGGAGGAATTGGTCAACATGATCCAGACCCAGCGCGCCTATGAGATCAACAGTAAGGCAATCCAGACCTCGGATCAGATGCTTCAGCGTCTGTCCCAGATGTCATAA
- a CDS encoding flagellar basal body L-ring protein FlgH, producing MVIMMLALSGCISLPAPMAIVQQPMSARTGSRGLPPANGAIFQAGTHDRPLFEDRRARVVGDTLVVVLNEKTNASKKSASSANKNGGVNYAVPPMIFGVPITKNVDIGASSSNDFSGKGEAASTNNFTGTISVTVLEVLPNRNLLVSGEKQLAMTQGTEYIRFSGVVRPETIINNTVSSIQVADAKIEYKANGYIDEAQTMGWLSRFFLTISPF from the coding sequence ATGGTCATCATGATGCTGGCACTCTCGGGCTGCATCAGTCTGCCGGCTCCCATGGCCATCGTGCAGCAACCGATGTCCGCCCGCACGGGGTCACGCGGGCTCCCGCCCGCCAATGGCGCCATTTTCCAGGCAGGCACGCATGACCGGCCGTTATTCGAGGATCGCCGTGCGCGCGTGGTGGGCGACACCCTGGTGGTTGTTCTCAACGAGAAGACCAACGCAAGCAAGAAATCCGCCAGCAGTGCCAACAAGAACGGCGGCGTAAATTATGCCGTTCCACCCATGATATTCGGGGTGCCCATCACAAAGAATGTGGATATAGGGGCATCATCTTCCAATGATTTCTCCGGCAAGGGCGAAGCGGCTTCCACCAATAATTTTACCGGCACGATCTCCGTCACCGTGCTGGAAGTTTTACCCAATCGCAACCTGCTGGTGAGCGGCGAGAAGCAGCTGGCCATGACGCAGGGCACCGAATATATCCGCTTCTCCGGGGTAGTGCGTCCGGAAACCATTATCAACAACACGGTATCGTCGATCCAGGTGGCGGATGCGAAGATTGAGTACAAGGCCAACGGCTATATCGATGAGGCGCAGACCATGGGTTGGCTCTCGCGCTTTTTCCTCACTATCTCACCGTTCTGA
- a CDS encoding flagellar basal body P-ring protein FlgI, which yields MAHATARKQICLILSMVLLGCSILATPVHAERIKDLASIQGVRTNQLIGYGLVVGLDGTGDQTSQTPFTVQTIVSMLMQMGINLPPGTNLRLRNVAAVMVTASLPPFAQPGQVIDVTVSSMGNARSLRGGTLLMTPLKGADGQVYGMAQGNLLVGGFGAAASGSQVQVNHLSVGRITGGATVERAVPVALGQDNVIRLELNTTDFSNTKRIVDAINGKFGAGTAAALDARAIQVRTPEGSDRRVAFVAEVESLNINPAPTHAKVIVNSRTGSVVMNQAATVDACAIAHGNLSVVISTEPVISQPGPFSSGQTVQAQRSTIEIRQESGMLTMVEGASLAEVVKALNAIGATPQDLLAILQAMKSAGALRADLEII from the coding sequence ATGGCACATGCCACAGCCCGAAAACAAATCTGTCTGATACTTTCCATGGTATTGCTCGGATGCAGCATCCTGGCCACTCCGGTGCACGCCGAGCGTATCAAGGATCTGGCTTCCATCCAGGGCGTGCGGACCAACCAGCTTATCGGATACGGACTGGTGGTGGGGCTGGATGGGACCGGCGACCAGACCAGTCAGACGCCATTCACCGTGCAGACCATAGTCAGTATGCTTATGCAAATGGGCATCAATCTGCCGCCCGGCACCAACTTGCGGCTGCGCAACGTGGCGGCGGTGATGGTCACCGCTTCTCTGCCTCCGTTCGCCCAGCCAGGCCAGGTCATCGACGTGACGGTATCCAGCATGGGCAATGCCCGCAGCCTGCGTGGCGGCACGTTGCTGATGACACCGCTCAAGGGAGCCGACGGCCAGGTTTACGGCATGGCGCAGGGCAATTTGCTGGTTGGCGGCTTCGGCGCCGCCGCCAGCGGCAGCCAGGTGCAAGTGAACCATCTGAGCGTAGGGCGCATTACCGGCGGCGCGACGGTCGAGCGCGCGGTGCCGGTCGCCCTGGGCCAGGACAACGTAATTCGGCTTGAGCTTAACACCACCGATTTTTCCAATACCAAAAGGATTGTGGACGCCATCAACGGAAAATTTGGCGCGGGCACCGCCGCGGCGCTGGACGCCAGGGCGATCCAGGTGCGCACGCCGGAGGGAAGCGACCGGCGCGTGGCATTCGTGGCGGAGGTGGAAAGCCTGAATATAAATCCGGCACCCACCCACGCCAAGGTCATTGTCAACAGCCGCACCGGCTCGGTGGTCATGAATCAGGCGGCGACGGTTGATGCCTGTGCCATCGCTCACGGCAATCTATCGGTAGTCATCAGCACCGAACCGGTCATCAGCCAGCCGGGGCCATTCTCCAGCGGACAGACAGTACAGGCGCAACGTTCAACCATCGAAATCCGGCAGGAGTCCGGCATGCTCACGATGGTCGAGGGTGCCTCGCTGGCCGAAGTGGTGAAGGCGTTGAACGCGATCGGTGCGACGCCGCAGGATCTGCTGGCGATCCTGCAGGCGATGAAATCCGCCGGAGCGCTGCGGGCGGATCTGGAGATCATCTGA
- the flgJ gene encoding flagellar assembly peptidoglycan hydrolase FlgJ: MTSADLSGKFALDVQAVNGLRVDVKRADKAGLAAAARQFEALFMNMMLKSMREATSQDSLMDSDQSRLYTSMLDQQLSQSMAARGIGLADMMVRQLGRGLPVDLPEGNAESTSVPALTHPPAGVPLQAPPQGNIPAQQQPQRTSGPAPQSLQLPAVPQQAASQPGSQSQVAEFQSKLMPHALQASQTTGIPARFMLGQAALESGWGKREIRAADGTPSHNLFGVKAGASWKGAVVETVTTEYVNGVAQKSVEKFRAYPSYADAFRDYAGLLRSNPRYAGVVAQAAQGIDAAGFAQGLQRAGYATDPNYADKLTRVIKTTQWS; encoded by the coding sequence ATGACCTCGGCCGATCTTTCAGGCAAATTTGCGCTTGATGTGCAGGCCGTCAACGGGCTACGCGTCGACGTCAAAAGAGCCGACAAGGCCGGGCTTGCAGCCGCCGCCCGGCAGTTCGAGGCCCTGTTCATGAACATGATGCTGAAGAGCATGCGCGAGGCGACTTCCCAGGATAGCCTGATGGATAGCGACCAGAGCCGTCTTTACACCTCCATGCTCGATCAGCAGTTGTCGCAAAGCATGGCTGCGCGTGGCATTGGCCTGGCCGATATGATGGTGCGTCAACTGGGCCGCGGATTGCCGGTGGATTTGCCGGAAGGGAACGCTGAGTCAACTTCCGTTCCAGCACTTACGCACCCTCCGGCCGGCGTTCCGCTGCAGGCACCGCCGCAAGGGAACATCCCTGCACAGCAGCAGCCTCAGCGGACGAGCGGGCCGGCTCCGCAGTCCTTGCAGTTGCCGGCGGTGCCTCAACAGGCTGCATCTCAACCGGGATCGCAATCTCAGGTGGCCGAGTTTCAGAGCAAGCTGATGCCGCATGCGCTCCAGGCCAGCCAGACGACAGGCATACCGGCGCGGTTCATGCTCGGACAAGCGGCACTTGAAAGTGGATGGGGCAAGCGCGAGATTCGCGCGGCGGATGGCACGCCCAGTCACAATCTGTTCGGCGTGAAAGCCGGGGCCAGCTGGAAAGGCGCCGTGGTTGAAACGGTGACGACAGAGTATGTCAATGGCGTAGCACAGAAGAGCGTCGAAAAATTTCGCGCCTACCCCTCATACGCTGATGCTTTCCGCGACTACGCCGGTTTGCTGCGCAGCAACCCGCGCTATGCGGGTGTGGTGGCGCAGGCGGCACAAGGAATCGATGCGGCGGGCTTCGCACAGGGGTTGCAACGGGCGGGCTATGCCACCGACCCCAACTATGCGGACAAACTGACACGCGTCATCAAGACAACGCAGTGGTCCTGA
- the flgK gene encoding flagellar hook-associated protein FlgK → MGNGIFGIGLSALNAAQRGLLVTGHNVSNAATPGYTRQQIVQSTNPAQGTSAGFIGQGAKVDTVSRSYNQFLTQQVTQAKTESAQLDTYLAQMQQIDKLLADPSGNLGLAPALQNFFGSVQDVATNPSDVPSRQSMLSGAEILVRRFQSLDSRLNEIQDGVNTQIKDSVSLINTLAAQIGKLNATISQAEGAARGQPANDLRDQRDELVGQLNQEIRTNVVQQGDGSYSILIGNGQPLLVGTQVFQLATAPSPTDARRIDVTYVADGGSTPIRESTLDGGKLGGLLQFRSESLDAARNGLGRVAIGLAGTFNEQHRLGQDLHGNLGGDFFTVPSPAVVASANNSGSAVIGAEITSFSALTTSDYRLQFDGATYSVTRMSNGAAQGAPQTFTTFPVTVDGVRLSLSSGTAAAGDEFLIRPTVNGAGQIGVAIQETSLIAAAAPIRTDAPLANTGTGRISAGTVNAPPADPNLQQPVTLTFTSATTFDVSGTGSGNPSGVAFTPGGTISYNGWTVQITGSPQPGDTFNIGPNTNGVGDNRNALLLGALQRNNTMAGGTINYQTAYGQMVSQMGNKTRELEVTSAAQTNLVSQTQVLQQSESGVNLDEEAANLLRYQQAYQAAGKIIQTASVMFDTLLEMSR, encoded by the coding sequence ATGGGTAACGGAATTTTCGGCATCGGACTGAGCGCGCTCAACGCCGCGCAGAGGGGATTGCTCGTGACCGGGCATAACGTCAGTAACGCGGCTACCCCCGGCTATACCCGCCAGCAAATCGTGCAATCGACCAATCCAGCGCAAGGCACCAGTGCCGGATTTATTGGCCAGGGAGCGAAGGTCGATACGGTGAGCCGTTCATATAATCAGTTTCTGACCCAGCAGGTTACGCAGGCGAAAACCGAATCCGCCCAGCTCGATACGTATCTTGCCCAGATGCAGCAGATCGATAAACTGCTGGCCGATCCGAGCGGAAATCTCGGCCTCGCACCGGCCCTGCAGAATTTTTTCGGGAGCGTGCAAGACGTCGCCACCAACCCGTCCGACGTGCCTTCCCGGCAATCGATGCTGTCGGGCGCGGAGATCCTGGTGCGGCGATTCCAGTCATTGGATAGCCGCCTTAACGAAATCCAGGATGGGGTAAATACGCAAATAAAGGATAGCGTGTCGCTGATCAACACGCTCGCGGCGCAGATCGGTAAGTTGAATGCCACCATCAGCCAGGCTGAAGGCGCCGCCCGCGGCCAGCCAGCAAATGATCTGCGGGATCAGCGCGACGAACTGGTGGGACAACTCAATCAGGAGATCCGCACCAACGTCGTGCAGCAGGGCGACGGTTCGTACAGCATCCTGATCGGCAACGGCCAGCCGTTGCTGGTCGGCACCCAGGTTTTTCAGCTCGCGACGGCGCCTTCTCCAACCGACGCGCGCCGCATCGACGTGACCTACGTTGCCGACGGCGGCAGCACGCCCATCCGGGAATCGACTCTGGATGGCGGCAAGCTCGGCGGGTTATTGCAGTTTCGCAGCGAATCGCTGGATGCCGCTCGCAATGGTCTGGGGCGCGTCGCCATCGGTCTGGCGGGAACCTTCAATGAACAGCATCGCCTGGGGCAGGATCTGCACGGTAATCTGGGCGGCGATTTCTTCACCGTGCCGAGCCCGGCGGTGGTGGCCTCCGCCAATAACAGCGGCAGCGCGGTTATTGGCGCCGAAATCACCAGCTTCAGCGCGCTCACCACCAGTGATTACCGCCTCCAGTTCGACGGCGCCACCTATAGCGTTACGCGCATGAGCAACGGGGCTGCCCAGGGCGCCCCGCAGACGTTCACCACATTTCCGGTGACTGTGGATGGCGTGCGCTTGAGCCTTTCTTCCGGAACGGCCGCCGCAGGCGACGAATTTCTGATCCGGCCTACCGTAAACGGTGCCGGTCAGATTGGAGTCGCCATTCAGGAAACCAGCCTGATTGCAGCCGCTGCGCCCATCCGCACCGATGCACCGCTTGCCAATACCGGCACCGGGCGCATCAGTGCCGGGACCGTCAACGCGCCGCCGGCCGATCCCAACCTGCAACAGCCGGTGACGCTTACTTTCACCAGTGCAACCACTTTCGACGTGAGCGGCACCGGCAGCGGCAATCCCTCCGGTGTCGCGTTCACGCCGGGTGGCACCATCAGCTACAACGGATGGACCGTGCAAATCACCGGTTCGCCGCAGCCGGGCGATACGTTCAATATCGGCCCCAACACCAATGGCGTAGGTGATAACCGCAATGCCTTGCTATTGGGGGCATTGCAAAGAAACAACACTATGGCGGGCGGCACGATAAATTACCAGACGGCCTATGGTCAAATGGTCAGTCAGATGGGCAACAAGACCCGCGAGCTGGAAGTCACCAGTGCCGCACAGACCAACCTGGTAAGCCAGACGCAGGTTTTGCAGCAATCGGAGTCGGGGGTCAATCTGGATGAGGAGGCGGCCAACCTGCTGCGCTATCAGCAGGCGTATCAGGCAGCCGGAAAGATAATACAGACTGCCAGCGTGATGTTCGATACGCTGCTTGAGATGTCGAGATAG
- the flgL gene encoding flagellar hook-associated protein FlgL produces MRVSSNTSYELGIAALNRQQTAQVKTLEQISSGKRLLSPSESPAAYVRALEVSQADAGNTQYAANRQSATSSLGMLEGTLKDVTNLVQNAQELAVYAGNGTLNDSGRTAIATELRGNLDELLSLSNRTDANGQYLFSGFQGATKPFVDTGSGVQYMGDDGMRRVQASDSRQLAVNASGQEVFERIPASGGGYQSLFKTLSDLIGVLETPVVTTADKTALANGLNAAQSNLSSSLDNVLRVRSDVGTRMNEVDTLNDAGDELSIQYKQQLADLQDVDYAKAISSLAQQQTYLQATQQAFLKVQGLSLFDYLR; encoded by the coding sequence ATGCGTGTCAGCAGCAACACCAGTTATGAACTCGGCATCGCCGCCCTCAATCGCCAGCAGACCGCGCAGGTCAAGACCCTGGAACAGATAAGCAGCGGCAAGCGCCTCCTTTCGCCTTCGGAGAGCCCGGCAGCCTACGTCCGCGCGCTGGAGGTATCCCAGGCAGACGCCGGTAATACCCAGTATGCCGCTAACCGGCAGAGCGCCACGAGCAGCCTGGGGATGCTGGAAGGAACCTTGAAGGACGTAACGAATCTGGTGCAGAACGCACAGGAGCTCGCTGTGTACGCGGGTAACGGTACGCTTAATGACAGCGGACGTACTGCTATTGCCACCGAATTGCGTGGCAATCTTGATGAATTGCTGAGTCTTTCCAACCGTACCGACGCCAACGGGCAATACTTGTTTTCCGGCTTTCAGGGAGCGACCAAGCCTTTCGTGGATACAGGCAGCGGCGTGCAGTACATGGGCGACGATGGCATGCGTCGGGTACAGGCCAGCGATTCGCGCCAGCTCGCCGTGAACGCATCGGGGCAGGAGGTATTCGAACGCATTCCGGCTTCCGGCGGCGGCTACCAGAGTCTGTTCAAGACACTTTCCGATCTGATCGGCGTGCTCGAAACCCCAGTCGTTACTACTGCCGACAAGACTGCGCTCGCCAACGGCTTGAACGCAGCCCAGAGCAATTTATCCAGCTCACTGGACAATGTGCTGCGCGTCCGCTCGGACGTGGGCACACGCATGAATGAAGTGGATACGCTCAACGATGCGGGTGACGAATTGAGTATTCAGTACAAGCAGCAGCTTGCCGACCTGCAGGATGTCGACTATGCCAAGGCTATCAGCAGCCTGGCCCAGCAGCAGACTTACCTCCAGGCGACACAGCAGGCCTTCCTGAAGGTGCAGGGGTTGTCGCTGTTTGATTATCTTCGGTGA
- a CDS encoding GmrSD restriction endonuclease domain-containing protein yields MRIPAFQRGFVWEPDRVAYLMDGIYKGFPFGSLLFWRTKEELKTERDLGPFKLPPPVEDYPVDYVLHGQQRITSIFGVFQTELALITGNLGGLLQACIEQRCLEISMKFLASH; encoded by the coding sequence ATTCGAATACCCGCCTTTCAACGCGGTTTTGTTTGGGAGCCGGATCGAGTAGCCTATTTAATGGACGGTATATATAAAGGCTTCCCATTTGGATCACTGCTATTTTGGCGAACGAAAGAAGAACTAAAAACCGAGCGTGACTTAGGCCCCTTTAAACTCCCACCTCCTGTTGAGGATTACCCAGTCGATTATGTTCTCCATGGACAGCAACGCATTACCTCGATTTTTGGGGTTTTTCAGACCGAACTCGCGCTGATAACAGGGAACTTGGGGGGGTTGCTGCAAGCATGTATCGAGCAAAGATGCCTAGAAATATCGATGAAATTCTTAGCAAGTCATTAA
- a CDS encoding sensor histidine kinase, whose protein sequence is MFTLNDKNIIVTMKDADKSEEKIEEPMQAVDGEAQSLAIVANAPGMVFQYVLGEDAQHTLPFISGQCLNVLGITVEALQANPALFMDIVLREDRENLRRSRAQSAADLSTWNWEGRLWIESFRDVKWVSLRASPRREKGVGVIWEGIIINITQSRRRETELKESHERLREVSSHIIAAREHERIRIAQEIHDDLGGNLTAIKIDLDWLGRHIADEDAVLLTKIHTIDQLVDRTIDSIRRLSRDLRPGIMDFGIVAAIEWEAEEFTKRLGIPCQVVCAQEDIELGQDAAVAVFRIFQEALTNIAKHGRASHVRVRLDADISAKGQLDLEVRDNGRGIAPADTEKFNSFGIRGMIERAGLLNGKLTVSGAPGEGTAVHLSIPLVPGPDSLAIPQSNIQQS, encoded by the coding sequence TTGTTTACCCTAAATGACAAAAACATCATCGTAACGATGAAAGATGCAGATAAATCAGAAGAAAAAATAGAAGAGCCCATGCAGGCTGTGGATGGGGAAGCCCAGTCCCTCGCCATCGTTGCCAATGCGCCCGGCATGGTATTTCAGTATGTGCTGGGCGAAGATGCCCAACACACCCTGCCGTTTATAAGCGGCCAGTGCCTCAACGTGCTCGGCATCACGGTCGAGGCATTACAGGCTAACCCTGCATTATTCATGGATATCGTCTTGCGGGAAGACCGGGAGAACTTGCGCCGTTCCAGGGCCCAGTCGGCCGCCGATCTCTCGACATGGAACTGGGAAGGCCGCTTGTGGATCGAGTCGTTCCGTGATGTGAAGTGGGTGAGCCTGCGAGCCAGTCCGCGCCGGGAGAAAGGCGTCGGCGTGATCTGGGAAGGCATTATTATCAATATCACGCAAAGCAGGCGCAGGGAAACGGAGCTCAAGGAATCACACGAACGGCTGCGGGAGGTGTCGTCCCATATTATCGCGGCGAGAGAGCACGAGCGCATTCGCATCGCGCAGGAAATCCACGATGATCTCGGCGGCAATCTGACGGCCATCAAGATCGATCTGGACTGGCTGGGCCGCCACATTGCTGACGAAGACGCGGTGTTACTCACAAAGATCCATACCATCGATCAACTGGTGGATCGCACTATCGATTCAATCCGGCGCTTGTCGCGCGATCTGCGTCCCGGCATCATGGATTTTGGTATTGTCGCGGCGATAGAATGGGAGGCGGAAGAATTCACCAAACGGCTCGGCATTCCGTGCCAGGTCGTATGTGCCCAGGAGGATATCGAACTGGGGCAGGACGCCGCGGTCGCCGTATTCCGGATCTTTCAGGAAGCCCTTACCAATATTGCCAAGCATGGACGGGCTTCGCATGTCCGGGTGCGGCTTGATGCGGATATATCCGCCAAGGGACAGTTGGATCTGGAGGTGCGGGATAATGGTCGTGGCATTGCGCCGGCGGATACCGAGAAATTCAATTCTTTCGGCATTCGCGGCATGATCGAACGTGCGGGGTTGCTCAACGGCAAACTGACCGTCAGCGGTGCGCCGGGGGAGGGCACGGCGGTGCATTTGTCGATCCCGCTTGTGCCGGGGCCGGACAGTCTGGCGATCCCGCAATCGAACATCCAGCAGTCATAG
- a CDS encoding response regulator transcription factor, producing MNILIVDDHAIVRQGLRQILMESGEAIFIKEADCGSDAIRQVREGEWNVVVLDISLPDRSGIEVLKQIKKEYPRIPVLMLSMHEEGLYAIRALKAGASGYITKQSAPAELMAAIRQVARGRKYLTATLAEAMADSLGADYEQPPHETLSDREYQTLCLIASGKGLTDAAEEMCLSVKTVSVYRARLLEKMKLRNNAELTHYAIKNGLV from the coding sequence ATGAATATACTGATTGTCGACGATCACGCCATTGTCCGGCAGGGCTTGCGGCAAATCCTGATGGAAAGCGGTGAAGCCATTTTTATCAAGGAAGCGGATTGCGGTTCCGACGCAATCCGGCAGGTACGCGAGGGCGAGTGGAACGTGGTGGTGCTGGATATATCGCTGCCGGACAGGAGCGGTATCGAGGTTCTGAAGCAGATCAAGAAGGAATATCCGAGAATTCCCGTGCTCATGCTCAGCATGCACGAGGAAGGTTTGTATGCGATCCGGGCGCTGAAGGCGGGCGCATCCGGCTACATTACCAAGCAAAGTGCGCCGGCCGAGTTGATGGCGGCCATTCGCCAGGTAGCGCGCGGCCGCAAGTATCTTACCGCGACCCTGGCCGAGGCGATGGCGGATAGTCTCGGCGCCGATTACGAGCAGCCGCCTCATGAGACTCTGTCCGACCGGGAATACCAGACCCTGTGCCTGATCGCTTCGGGCAAAGGCCTCACCGATGCGGCTGAAGAAATGTGCCTGTCCGTCAAGACCGTCAGCGTCTACCGCGCGCGGCTGCTGGAAAAGATGAAACTCAGGAACAATGCCGAACTGACCCACTACGCCATTAAAAACGGGCTGGTCTGA
- a CDS encoding flagellin has protein sequence MAAIINTNVISLNAQRNLSSSQSALATSLQRLSSGMRINSAKDDAAGLAISDRMTSQIRGLNQAARNANDGISMAQTAEGALGEIGNNLQRIRELAVQSRNASNSVSDRTALNNEVQQLKDEIDRVSSTTAFNGIKLLDGTFTNQAFQVGANVGETISISGLVNAQSTSLGTSTSSTANVTGVAATAFTAITAGDLTINGTSVGAVAAGGNAVTQGANIAAAINTVSDTTGVTATADAAGLVSLTNVSGNTTVVAFAGASATTATTGLTAATTAVTTATGAGFANLDISNTTNADFAIAAMDSALSALNAGRADLGAYQNRFSSAIANVQTAAENLTASRSRIVDTDFAAETATLSRNQVLQQAGTAMLAQANAMPQSVLALLRG, from the coding sequence ATGGCCGCAATTATCAATACCAACGTAATCTCGCTGAACGCGCAACGCAACCTTAGCAGTTCGCAAAGCGCGCTTGCCACTTCCCTGCAACGCCTGTCTTCCGGCATGCGCATCAACAGCGCCAAGGACGACGCCGCAGGATTGGCGATTTCCGATCGGATGACTTCCCAGATTCGCGGTCTGAACCAGGCGGCGCGCAACGCCAACGACGGCATCTCGATGGCGCAGACCGCCGAGGGCGCACTGGGAGAAATCGGTAACAACCTGCAGCGCATCCGCGAACTGGCGGTGCAATCGCGCAATGCGAGCAACAGCGTAAGTGACCGTACCGCGCTCAACAACGAAGTCCAGCAGCTCAAGGATGAAATCGACCGGGTATCTTCAACGACCGCATTCAACGGCATCAAGCTGCTCGATGGCACATTTACCAATCAGGCATTCCAGGTTGGCGCCAACGTTGGCGAAACCATTTCCATCAGCGGCCTGGTCAACGCACAGAGCACATCTCTGGGCACCAGCACCAGCAGCACCGCCAATGTTACCGGCGTCGCCGCCACGGCTTTCACCGCGATCACCGCAGGTGACCTGACCATCAACGGCACCAGCGTGGGCGCGGTTGCCGCCGGTGGCAACGCCGTTACACAGGGTGCCAACATTGCGGCCGCCATCAACACGGTATCGGATACCACCGGCGTTACCGCCACCGCCGACGCCGCTGGCCTGGTCTCGCTGACCAATGTATCAGGTAATACCACGGTCGTGGCTTTCGCCGGCGCCTCCGCCACCACGGCGACCACCGGTCTGACAGCCGCTACCACCGCGGTAACGACCGCGACCGGCGCGGGATTTGCGAATCTGGACATCAGCAATACCACAAATGCCGACTTTGCCATTGCCGCGATGGATTCAGCGCTGAGCGCGCTCAATGCAGGCCGCGCCGACCTGGGCGCCTACCAGAACCGGTTCTCGTCGGCGATCGCGAACGTGCAAACCGCAGCGGAGAATCTGACCGCATCGCGCAGCCGCATCGTCGATACCGATTTTGCGGCGGAAACCGCCACGTTATCGAGGAACCAGGTGCTGCAACAGGCAGGCACGGCGATGCTGGCCCAGGCCAATGCCATGCCGCAGTCCGTGCTGGCGCTGCTGAGAGGTTAA